A portion of the Bacillus sp. es.034 genome contains these proteins:
- a CDS encoding YkvA family protein has product MNTLTKLKSFAKKLKQDLIVLYLSYKDPRTPMYAKVLAMCVVAYAFSPIDLIPDFIPIIGYLDDLILVPFGIFLALRVIPSDVLEEKREMAINMKKKDHPKNWFVGVIFILIWILLAVWAGKLLVGLFS; this is encoded by the coding sequence ATGAATACCTTAACGAAACTAAAGAGTTTTGCAAAGAAATTGAAGCAGGATTTAATAGTTCTTTACCTATCTTATAAAGATCCAAGAACTCCTATGTACGCTAAAGTTCTAGCCATGTGCGTCGTAGCCTATGCTTTCAGTCCAATCGATTTAATCCCGGATTTCATTCCAATTATCGGGTACCTCGATGATTTGATTCTTGTCCCTTTCGGCATCTTCCTGGCTTTAAGAGTTATTCCGTCCGATGTACTGGAGGAGAAACGGGAAATGGCAATAAACATGAAGAAGAAAGATCATCCAAAGAACTGGTTTGTGGGAGTCATCTTCATCCTGATTTGGATCCTTCTTGCTGTATGGGCGGGCAAGCTGCTAGTGGGTCTCTTTTCTTGA
- a CDS encoding MFS transporter — translation MNWKELPQNIKVRMITSFFNRAVSSAVMPFMALFFAQELNKIWAGIFLIGTVVIGFCVNLVGGYISDRFPRKKVLLTTSWLNALFFFIMTASLFPEDNLILMFAGAYIGFIITSSLGRPAMHAIIIDSTTPENRKAVYALDYWLVNLSMAIGAALGGLLYLNHQTELFMMLTFTSTTIPIAYGIWLQDNFKDQLQKKHENVFVDLVNNYRIAFRDSAFVKVVAGSTFIFAAEFSLNSYIGIRLAETFKAVNIGSFEIVGVRMLSILNIENMLLVVCLTFIINRYTDRLNKKNALLIGLLLYGIGYVTVTSANTWYVLIAFNLIATMGELIYSPIRNAEQANMIPSDKRGSYSAFSNLSFSGADLVARSTIIIGAFLMPTMMSVYIGFIVMLGTVLVYTGLFGGSWVKAKVLGVSGGK, via the coding sequence ATGAACTGGAAGGAATTACCTCAAAACATTAAAGTACGAATGATCACGTCATTCTTCAATCGTGCCGTCTCATCCGCCGTCATGCCGTTCATGGCGCTGTTCTTTGCACAGGAACTGAATAAAATCTGGGCAGGAATCTTCCTGATCGGGACCGTTGTGATCGGATTCTGTGTCAATCTCGTCGGGGGATATATTTCGGACCGCTTTCCCCGGAAAAAGGTTTTGCTGACGACGTCCTGGCTGAACGCACTGTTCTTTTTCATCATGACGGCGAGTCTTTTTCCGGAAGATAACCTGATCCTGATGTTCGCAGGTGCGTATATCGGATTCATCATCACAAGCAGCCTGGGACGCCCGGCGATGCATGCAATCATCATCGACTCGACGACACCGGAGAACCGGAAAGCCGTCTATGCACTCGACTACTGGCTCGTCAACCTGTCCATGGCGATCGGGGCCGCCCTCGGGGGACTGCTGTATTTGAACCATCAAACAGAATTATTCATGATGCTGACCTTTACGTCGACGACGATCCCCATCGCGTATGGAATATGGCTTCAGGACAATTTCAAGGACCAGCTTCAGAAAAAACATGAAAATGTGTTTGTCGATCTCGTCAACAATTACCGGATTGCCTTCAGGGATTCCGCTTTCGTAAAAGTGGTGGCAGGGTCCACCTTCATCTTCGCAGCGGAATTTTCCCTGAACAGTTATATCGGGATCCGCCTTGCTGAAACATTCAAGGCGGTGAACATCGGGAGTTTCGAAATCGTTGGGGTGAGGATGCTCAGTATCCTGAACATCGAGAACATGCTGCTCGTCGTCTGCCTGACGTTCATCATTAACCGCTATACGGACCGACTGAATAAGAAAAATGCCCTCTTGATCGGGCTGCTCCTGTATGGCATCGGCTATGTGACGGTCACATCCGCCAACACGTGGTACGTCCTGATTGCCTTCAATCTGATCGCGACAATGGGAGAACTGATCTACTCGCCGATCCGTAACGCAGAGCAGGCGAATATGATCCCGAGCGACAAGCGGGGATCGTACTCTGCTTTCTCCAACCTGTCTTTCAGCGGAGCGGACCTTGTTGCACGATCCACCATCATCATCGGTGCCTTCCTGATGCCGACAATGATGAGCGTCTATATCGGCTTCATCGTCATGCTCGGAACCGTTCTCGTTTACACGGGACTATTCGGCGGGAGCTGGGTCAAAGCAAAAGTACTGGGTGTAAGTGGAGGGAAGTAA
- a CDS encoding ABC transporter substrate-binding protein has translation MENKLLTLWRYYPSGSIRVEEISETLQLSHKQTSRYLKKWDEEGWIAFTPGRGRGNVSTLKWKKHVEEEFEEEVVKLMEEEPIEQSSKYLMYNWSTDSKMRLMNTFHSKLGFVKESKDKLIVPKRYPFFSIHPLEAADVLSAHLVANVFNRLVSITEKGDILPELAHSWDVSSHKLRLYLKKDVRFHDGSILTAKDVAHCLEQLRTCPHYRELWAPVDMIEAKAPLIIDIHHPGGCTYILPMLSMMCASIYKESKGRTFGTGCFSLEENTDSKTTLAAFKEHFQERPLLDAVEFVQVPKDFKEIYHSHLEESQSSSVEVESDSGFGIVVMNAVPGRDSQIQRKEVRDYLHWVIANNRHTLRDLDPRMTPNGKSILVGQDQGMTIPEADRPLFTEPLVIRCANHTAKTTEWLVEIFEKEGIPVDVQWFSFADTLTRHPATLHVDLFIHGEIFESNQDFSFYHFLKNGYSPLHGLFEKKSKWKQLLDEYRHTPFEDWTSLNMNLESLLIKESIMIPLYYEKRYIPFSTDIMNIEIKHFGYVDFAKLWVRPEV, from the coding sequence ATGGAGAACAAATTACTCACCCTTTGGAGGTATTATCCCTCCGGCAGCATCCGTGTGGAAGAAATCTCTGAAACCCTGCAATTGAGCCATAAACAGACCTCCCGCTATTTAAAAAAATGGGATGAAGAAGGCTGGATCGCGTTCACCCCGGGACGCGGACGGGGGAATGTCTCGACTTTGAAGTGGAAAAAACATGTCGAGGAAGAATTCGAAGAAGAAGTCGTGAAGCTCATGGAAGAGGAACCGATCGAACAGAGCAGCAAGTATCTTATGTACAACTGGTCCACCGACAGCAAGATGAGGCTGATGAATACCTTTCACAGCAAGCTCGGATTCGTGAAGGAGTCCAAGGACAAGCTGATCGTGCCGAAGCGATATCCCTTTTTCTCGATCCATCCACTGGAAGCAGCCGACGTCCTGAGCGCCCACCTCGTGGCGAACGTCTTCAACCGCCTTGTTTCCATCACAGAAAAAGGGGACATCCTGCCGGAACTCGCGCACAGCTGGGACGTGTCCTCTCATAAACTTCGACTCTATCTAAAAAAAGATGTCCGTTTTCACGACGGATCCATCCTGACGGCAAAAGATGTCGCCCATTGTCTCGAACAGCTCAGGACCTGCCCCCATTACCGGGAACTATGGGCACCTGTTGACATGATCGAGGCAAAAGCCCCCCTCATCATCGATATCCACCACCCGGGAGGCTGCACGTACATCCTCCCCATGCTCAGCATGATGTGCGCGAGCATCTATAAAGAATCCAAGGGACGGACCTTCGGGACAGGGTGCTTTTCCCTTGAGGAAAACACCGATTCCAAGACAACACTCGCTGCTTTTAAAGAGCACTTCCAGGAAAGGCCCCTCCTGGATGCCGTCGAATTTGTCCAGGTGCCGAAAGACTTCAAGGAAATCTATCACTCTCATCTAGAAGAAAGTCAGTCCTCTTCTGTCGAAGTCGAGAGCGACTCAGGATTCGGGATTGTCGTCATGAATGCAGTTCCCGGGCGAGATTCCCAGATTCAGAGAAAAGAAGTGCGGGATTATCTGCACTGGGTGATCGCAAATAACCGACACACCCTTCGTGACCTTGATCCCCGCATGACACCGAACGGGAAGAGCATTCTCGTCGGCCAGGATCAAGGCATGACGATCCCGGAAGCTGACCGTCCCCTGTTCACCGAACCCCTCGTGATCCGCTGTGCCAATCATACAGCGAAAACAACCGAGTGGCTTGTGGAGATCTTTGAAAAAGAAGGGATTCCCGTTGACGTGCAGTGGTTTTCCTTTGCAGACACGCTGACGAGGCATCCCGCGACCCTGCATGTGGATCTTTTCATACACGGGGAAATCTTTGAATCGAACCAGGATTTTTCGTTTTATCATTTTCTGAAAAACGGCTACTCTCCTCTCCATGGACTTTTTGAAAAGAAAAGCAAGTGGAAGCAGCTTCTGGACGAATACCGGCATACGCCATTTGAGGACTGGACATCGTTGAATATGAACTTGGAGAGCTTGCTGATAAAAGAGTCCATCATGATCCCGCTTTACTATGAAAAACGCTACATCCCTTTTTCCACCGACATCATGAATATCGAAATCAAGCATTTTGGATATGTGGACTTTGCAAAATTGTGGGTGCGGCCGGAGGTTTAA